Below is a genomic region from Brassica rapa cultivar Chiifu-401-42 chromosome A08, CAAS_Brap_v3.01, whole genome shotgun sequence.
GAGGCTCTTCGGGTGTCTTCGCGGGAAAAGGCTGAAGCCATTGCTCGGGAGAAATCTCTCAGGAAAGCGTTTGACGAGACGCGAACGTCTGATGCGGCTGAACTGCAGATGTGTAAGGAGGCGATGAACAATCTCGAGTTCGTGGTGGATAAGCAGCGGAAGGAAAAGGCTGATCTAGAGGCAAAAATGGCTGCGGAATTGCTAAGGCATTCCGAGGAGATGGACAGGCTTCGGAAATCTCGTAAATACGAGGTCACGCACGAGAGGGTTCGCGTGCTGATTGCCATGATCGCTAAAGCCGAGAAACGCTTTCACAGGATTTCCCTTCGTGAAGACAAAAGGGACAAATACGACGATGCTCGGTGTCTCTATAGTCAAGCCTTCGGGACGAGGAAATGTCTCGAGCAAATCAAGGCCTCTGGTGTTGAGATCCCGCAGGAAACCATCGACTTCTTCATCGGGCAAGAGAAGCACTACGAGGAAGAAGCAGAGCGTTTGGAGGTAAAGGagattccggcggaagatcttTGCCTTTCTCCGCTAGTGTTGGAGTCTCGATTTTTGATCGAGGAAATTTGGCGTCAGCTTGACCCGTTTGGGTCGAATATTAATCTGATCGATTCGGAGGCCGCTATTGCTCTGCGTACTCCTCTTCGTCCTGAAGATCCGGTGGAGAAGCCCGCTCAAACTGCTGTATCTTCCAACCAACCCACCGATCAAGATGCTGATCTCGCGAAGCAGACATCGGCGGGAGCGGTTGTTCACAAGGACGGGGCAGTGCCGACCATTGTGCTAACAGATTCCCCCGCTAAGGCGTCGAAGAATGCCAGCTCATCTGCTTCCTCGTCGGAAGACCCGGAGAAGGGTGACGATGATCCCGCGGGGATGCCTATTGCGGACGCGACTGCTCCAGCCCCAGCCAAATTTGGTCGCATCTCGGGTCCCGGAGAAAAAGACGGTGATGGTGGCAAGAACCTTCCCGCTGGTGACGAATAGGGCTATCTGGTCGAGGACCTTCTCTTCCTGTTGTAATTTCGCAGTTTGCTTTTTAGTAGACTTTTTCTCCTTATGTTGTGATTTGGTCTCGTTGAGACCTTTGAACCTTTATGTACCGTTGGCCCATATGGGTCTTGTTGTTCGATACTCGGGATGTttttccccttttttttttaaaaggcttTTATCAAATGTTTGCTTTGCTTCGAATCGTAACTCGTTTCTCGTTAAGTCGTTCCCGACAACCTTGTCCGTAATTGAATATCAAAGATAtataacaagaaaaaacaaGGCAAGGAGTTTTAACGAGTTTCCGAGGAAAAGGTATCTGGATGCTCCGCGGTAACCGAGAGAGATTTGGTCGGCCAACTCATTATTCTCTGATTTGCGATAAGATCCAGAAATTTCGCTCGTGAGTCGGTCAATGCCTCAAGCATCGGTGACGCGGACTCTGTTTTTCCCGTCGTTTGATATCTGATCAGGATATCTTCGACCAAGTGGGATGAGTGCTCGTGCGCCGCTTTCGAGTTAAGGGGCTAGCATCATTTGATGGGTCTTTTACTCGGGAGAGTGAGACGAAATGTGTTTTTGTTAGGTTGGGGCTGGACCCCGTAGAGGGGATGCCTACGTACCTCCGGggaggatcaagcctttcgtagttcatttTGGTCCAAGTAAAAGTGACTTGGTAGTCATTTACTTGGACGAGTAGAAGTGACCGTAGGGTGCATCtactcggttttttttttttttttttttttttttttttttttttttttttttttttttttttttgggagtaAAACGGTGATGTAAATCATTTTACGAATAGAAGCGACGAAGATGCATGGAGTTCCAAGCTCGTGGAACTGCTTCTCCGTGGGAAGTCTCGAGTCGGTATACTCCTGGTTTGACGACTCGAGTGATCTTATATGGTCCTTCCCAATTTGCGCCGAGTTTTCCAGCGTTGGGTTCCTTGGTGTTCTCAAAGACTTTTCTCATAACCAGATCGCCGAGCTCGAGGGGACGCGAGCGGACCTTTTTGTTATAGTAGCTCTCGATTTGGTTTTGGTAGTTTTGGATTCGGAGTAAGGCTTGGTCGCGCTTTTCCTCTAGCCCGTCGAGGGCATCTAGCAGCATTTCTTGATTAAGTTCGACATGctgaggcatcttggaccggCGGAGACTTGTTACATTGACCTCGGCTGGAGCCATTGCTTCCATCCCGTAAGCGAGCGAGAAAGGGGTAGATTTTGTCGCTCCTCGGGGGGTTGTCCGGTGCGACCAGAGCACGCCGTCGAGTTCATCAGCCCAATGTCCCTTTTTGAGATCAAGGCGCTTCTTGATTCCGTCGATGATGATCTTATTCGAGGATTCTGCTTGTCCGTTTCCTTGAGGATACCTCGGCGTTGAAGGGCTTAGTCGGATGTTCCACTTATTGCAGAAATCTTTAAAGTTTCCGGACATAAACTGTGATCCGTTGTCCGTCACGATCTCGTATGGCAGGCCGTGGCGACAGATAATGTTCTTCCAAACAAAGCCGCGAACCTCCTTCTCTGTAACCTGCGCGAAGGCTTCTGCTTCAATCCATTTGGTGAAATAGTCGGTCAATACCAGCACGAAACGACGTTGGCGAGAATTCGGCATTGGTCCGATGATATCCATCCCCCATCGCATGAATGGGTAAGGTGCTGCGGAAGTTCGCAGTAGCTCGGTTGGACTGTGGATACTCGGAGCGTGTCGTTGGCATTTGTCGCATCGTCGGGCATATGCTTCGCAGTCGGTATTCATAGTTGGCCAGAAAAATCCCAAGTTCCGAATCTTCAGGGCTAGTGACCGACCTCCGGAATGGTTTCCACCTGCTCCTTCGTGAGTCTCCGCCATTACTAGCTGCGTTTGCTCGGCAAAAATGCATTTCAGGAGGACCTTGTTAGCCGTTACTCGGTGGAGTTCTCCTTCCATGACGACATAGTGCGCGCTGCGCCTCTTTAATCGTCTTGCGGCCCATTTATCCGTTGGAAGTGTGCCCGCGGTGAGATATTGGATGAATTCAGTCCTCCAGTCGGGTAGTAGCTGATCTTGGTCTATCATCTCGGAGTCGTCGTTGGTCTCTGATAAGGGCGTTGTTTCGGGTTCTGTGGTGACGAAGTTAGCCGACTCCGTCGAGATGTCGATGCTTGGCTTCTCGATTCGGTGGATTGGAATAGTTCTTTTGACTTGATCGCGTAGCTTGCTTCCGAGTGCTGCGAGCGCATCCGCACAGACGTTTTCTCCACGAGGAACCTTGGTGAGCTCGAAGAATTCGAATTCTTTAGCCAATGCTTGTACGACTCGGAGATAAGCATCCATTCTGTCGTTGCGCGCATCGTAATCACCGCTGAACTGACTGGCGACAAGCTGTGAGTCGCAGTATGCACTGAGTCGCTTTGCCTTGACTGCTTTGGCGAGGCGAAGGCCCGCGATGAGTGACTCGTATTCTGCTTCGTTGTTTGATGCTGGGAAACCGAAGCTGAACGACTGTCGAATGAGCTCTCCCGATGGGGATTGAAGCTGAACTCCTGCTCCAGAGCCTTTGTTCGTCGAGGAACCGTCGACATGCAGGATCCATGTTGAATCCGAGGTTTCCAAATCTTGAGCGAGTTCCGGAGATAACTCCACGAGAAAATCGGCGAGGACTTGAGCCTTAGCAGCGGTTCTGCACTTATAGGTGATGTCGAGCTCTCCGAGTTCGATCGCCCATTTGGTAAGACGGCCGGCTCTGTTCGTGTTTTGCAGGACGGTTCTGAGCGGCTGGTCGGTGAGAACTTCTACCGAATGTGATTGGAAATATGGGCGGAGTTTCCTCGCTGATTCGACGACGGCCAGGGCCATCTTTTCGAGTGTTGGGTACCGGGTTTCTGGTCCAGTCATCCTCCTGCTCATGTAGAAAACAGGTCGTTGTTCTCCTCGGTCCTCCTTGATTAGCACGCTGCTGACTGCGGCGGACGAGACCGCAATGTAGAGGGATAAAACGTCGCCTACATCTGGTTTCGCCAGGATAGGGGGGGTCGTCAGGTAACATTTGAGCTGACCAAAAGCCTCCTCACATTTATCATCCCAGACGAattttttgtttcctcggagGAGATCATAAAAAGGGAGACATTTATCGGTTGACCGGGAAATGAAACGATTTAGTGCTGCAATTCGGCCTGTCAGTCGCTGGACTTCTCGGCAGTTTCTTGGACTGGGTAGATCGAGCACGGCCGATATTTGCTTAGGGTTCGCTTCGATCCCTCGCTGCGTCACTATGTAGCCTAGGAATTCTCCGGATGATACGCCGAAGGTGCATTTGGCCGGGTTTAGCTTCATCTTGTACGCGTTTAGGATGTCGAAACACTCCCGTAAATGTACCAGGTGGTCGTCTGCTCGGATTGATTTGACAAGCATGTCATCAATGTAGACTTCCATCGTTGTACCGAGCTGTTTGGCGAACATGCGATTGACAAGCCGTTGGTAGGTCGCACCGGCATTCTTCAACCCGAAGGGCATTACTTTGTAGCAGTACGTTCCTCGGTCGGTTATGAACGACGTCTTCTCTCGGTCATCAGGATGCATCATGATCTGGTTGTATCCCGAGAAAGCGTCCATGAACGTGAGCATTTCATTGCCGGCGGTTGATTCGACAAGcctgtcgatgttcggaagcgGATAGCTGTCTTTCGGGCAAGCTTTGTTGAGGTCAGTAAAATCGACGCACATGCGCCACTTGCCGTTCTTCTTCTTGACAACGACTGGGTTAGCAAGCCACTCCGGGTAACGAACTTCTGCTATCGAGCCCGCGCTTAACAATCGCTCGACTTCCTCGACAACTGCTTTGGATCTTTCGGGACCCAGCTTTCGTCTCTTCTGTCGAATGGGCTTGATATTTGGGTCTACGTTTAGCTCGTGAGTCGTGATGGACGGGTCGATTCCCTTCATGTCGGTCATCGACCAAGCAAAGGTAGACAAGTTTTGCTTTAAGAAATCTGTGATAGTGCGCTGCATCTCGTCCGACAAGTAAGCGCCTACTCGTAGCACTTTACTTGGGTCCGATTCGTCGACTGGGACTTCGAGCACCTCTTCCTTTTGTGGGCAGATCTTGCTTACAGGAGGGGAGATCGAGTTGACTAGTGATTGAGATCGCTGCAATTTGACCGTGGCGATTAGGAGATCTCGCGCAGCCCGTTGGTCTCCTCTTACTGTCTTAACCGTACCGTCCGTTCCCGGGAATTTAACGCACTGATGATACGTTGATGCGATTGCTCGCATGGAGTATAACCATGGGGTGCCTAGTATCACGTGGTAAGGAGCCTTGGTGCTGACTACCGAAAACTTGACCATCCGAGCTACTCCCTCAGCTTGTACCGAGAGACGGATAGTTCCCATGATCACTTCAGAGGAGCCGTTGAAGCCGGTGAGAGTTCTGGAAGATGGTTTCACGTCTTTTAAGTCGATTCCCATTTTTTCGAGAGTTTCGCGAAAGATGATATCgaccgagcttccggtatcgatcaGTACTTTGGTGACGTCATATTTGTCAATAGCCAAAACGACAAGAAGAGGGTCGTTGTGAGGAAAGTTTACTCCGAGAAGGTCTTCGGTCGAGAAAGAGATTGGAGGATCAGCTGGGGACTTCTGTGGCCAGCGCTGCGAGGTGTCCACCATTCGTCGGTGATCTTTGACCGCTCGTACAGAATCCCCGCATGGTGGAGATCCTCCCATAATCACGTTGATCCGCGGCCTGGTATTCGATTGCTTCCTGGTGAGAAGAGCTCGGAGGTCTTCGCTTTCCTTCGGCGGCCCGGCTTTTTTATGGTCTAACTTTGTACGCAGATCACCGACTCGCGCATTAAGTTGATCTCGTAGGTCGACGATATGGTTATCGTCGGTAGTTGCCAGCGAAGATCCTGGGCTCAGCGAACGCTTACTTCTTTTGGCGGTGAGCTCGACTCGGAGATCGGAAGATCCGGGAGTCTTGTCGTTCGTCGCCGTGGTCTTTCGTTTGAGAAGTACGCGCAAGTCTAACGGGTCGAGGGTTTCCTCGAGATCACTCTCTTCGTCTGATGAGGACTCCGGTTGGGCGCGAATAACTTCAATCCTTTGTCTGGCTGCCGGCGGATCTTCGTCGGCCGAGGCGTCACCATCGTCGCTTGGGTGTGGGATTTGCTCGGCATTCCTTGGCCTTTGGTCATCTTGGCGCGGTTTAGCCGGATTTTTTCGCTGATTTTTCCTGTCCTTGTTTCTGCTCCAACTGTTCTCGCTTCTAGGTTTCGGAGGAGGAATCTTGATTTCACCGCTTTCAAGTGAGGAGAGGAATTGCGCGAAAAGTGTTTTGCATTCTGAAGTGTCGTGGCCTTTTACACCGTGGAGTTTGCACGATTTAGTAAGCCCTGGTGGGGTCCGAGAAGATCCCGCTGCCGAATCGACCTGGGCGACCGTGGCTGGGGCGGTTGCTCGGGGGGATTCGTTTGGAGGATCCGTTTCCCGATGAAAGGTGTTCCACTTCTTCCCATTTTCGTCAACAACGTAGAGGAGGCCGTTCTTTCGGTTATTTTTATCGCTTGGGGCGTGCTGACGGGGTTCGACGTGAGCCGTGACGGCGTTCTTAGGAGCTGATTGCTTCGCCGGGTTGTGCTTGCTCAAGATGGCTTTAGTGTCTTCTTCCATGCGTATGAAGTTATGGGAACGAGCAACGGCATCTTGCAGCGTCGTGGCGGTGCATCGATAAAGATCTTCTCGGAACTTACATTCCACAAGGAGATTATTCCTCAAGGCATCAACGGCAATGTGGTCCGGGATGTTGATCCTTGACACGACGGATTTAAAGCGCTCCATGTAATCACGAAGATTCTGGTCCTTCGTTTGCTTGAGGTTCCAGAGGGTCGAAGCCGTTGCTTCGCGCTTGGTGAACATGATGTAAGTCTTGAGGAAGGCCGAGGAGAGCTCTTTGAAGCTTCTAATTGAATTCTCTTCGAGTCCCGAGAACCAGGTTAAGGCTTGCTCGTTGAGTGTTTCAATGAAGAGTTGGCAGTATCCCGCGTCTCTTTCGTCGGGGGCAAGTCTGGCCCTTGCTACCGCAATATTGAAGGCTGTCAAATGCTCGACGGGATCTCCTCCTGGTTTGTACTCTGGAAGGCGCAACTTGTCCATCTTTCGGAGTTTAACCTCCGTCAGTTCCTCGGTGAAAGGAGTACGCGATGTTGATGCGATGACACTGTCAATCTCGGGTACTGCGCTCGTTGCTTGGTGGATCCTTGAACTCATTTGTTGGAAATTTAGTTTAAGCTCGGCGAGTTCTCGGACGGTCGATGGATCTGACGTTGTAGGAAAAACATCGGCGGCTAGGGTTTCCGCGAGTTGGAGAGTAGGATCGACTGGGTTCGTCGATCGTCCTTCCGCCGGAGTAGGGGGGTTTGTATTGAAAAGGTGACGACGAAGCGGTTGAGAGTTACCGGTGGAGGCGCTAAGAGCAGCTACGATAGCGGCGAGTTGATCGTTCGTCGTCTTCTGAACTTCTTCTTGATGAGCAAGTCGGGTTATGACTGAACTCATGAACTCCGACGAGAGGAGGGGAGGAGGCGTGAGTGCCGGCTCCTCTCCGGAGGTATCAGGGTTCGTACCTCCGGTGGTCATATCGGTCTAGAAACGCTAGGTCTGTTCGAccccacggtgggcgccaattgtttaaggtgagtttggtctcagaagaagtaaacaatactagaaatgggtcgaacagaggcgtttattagatttcgagatgatgttacaaaggtggagaaagtaaaagcaagccggagctcgtgagagcttaaaccggaaaagtacaaatagcagagagatgattgtacggatgataaaccctaatctcgccgctaagtttgtgtagctaagtgtcgatgcctttctcctttgctttcctctccttttatactcTGTTCGATTACCCTAACCTAAACTCTTTTTACTAATTGGGCTTTGTCGGCCTTTCGGGCCTGATTATGAGATGCTCGCTGAGCCGTTGAGTCGATCAACCTCGCTCCGCTTGCTCTCTGCTTCGACTATCAGCGCTCCCTGTCGAGTCGATCTCTCGAGAATCGGCTTCTGCGCCGATGTCGACTCGGTTTGCTGGACTGGGCCCTTtgttcgatgggctttgtggatgggttAAATCCATCCCCAACAGTTGTAAACTGCacaagcctaaagtttctaaatgTGGAAAGGAACCGCATCAGTGACACTTTCCCTTTCTGGCTGAATGCTTTGGCGCAACTGGAAGTCATTGTTCTGAGATCAAACAGATTCCATGGTCCCATATCTTCACCGGGAATCTCTCTTTCGTTTACAGCACTGAGTATAATGGACATATCACTTAACAACTTCAACGGGAGTCTACCACCAGATTACTTTGCGAATTTGAGTGAACCTTTGGTTAATTCTCCTCCAGTTAAGCATTGGCCTGAGTATAGAGGAGACTGGCACTACTATAAATATCCGACCGAGCCGTGGTATTATCCTTCCATCTATTTGAGAAGCAAAGGACGAAACATGGAGTTGGAAAAGATCCCTGACAGATGCGCAGTGATTGAATTCTCAGGGAATAGTTTTGGAGGAGAGATTCCAGAATCCATTGGTTTCTTGAAATCTTTGATTGTGTTGGACTTATCTAACAACGGTTTCACAGGTCGTATTCCATCGTCTTTGGCCAAACTCACACAACTCGAGTCATTGGATCTATCTCGAAACCAACTTTCCGGAAGAATTCCTCAAGAGATAAGAGTTCTCACGTTCTTGTCGTACACTAACATGTCACATAACAGACTCACTGGGCAAATACCACAGGGTACGCAGATTGGAGGGCAGCCTAAATCCTCCTTTGAAGGGAATATCGATCTTTGTGGTCTTCCGCTTGAGGAGACTTGTTTCAGGGAAACTACTGGAGCACCATCAACACAACGGACACAAGAGCCAGAAGTGGCAAAGCAAGAAGAGGTGTTGGACTGGAAAGCAGCTGCATTAGGATATGGACCTGGAGTCTTGTTTGGTGTGGCGATCGGACAAGCCTTTGCTACATATAAACCTGCCTTGTTCTATAAGTTGTTTCGCCTTTGAGTTTTGAAtcatttctttttcttctttttcttttgtcgaATCATTTGTAAATATCAAATTTCTCTCGTGGCTTTTGGATTTAATAAAAGAATAACATGAGTTTGTTTCTCTCAAGCTATAGTTTTGTTCTCTCGAACAACACGAGACCTTTACTCAAATcacttcataaaatatattgttaacaCATCTACATTTAGAAAAACCATTGTTATCGTAAGATTCATAACTTATAACTTGTATGCTTAAAACACATTGTTTGGTCTTTATGATATATTGTTAACACATCTACATTTAGAAAAATCATTGTTATCATAAAATTCATAATTTATAACTTGCATGCTTAAAACACATTGTTTGGTCTCAGAAGCCTTCTGGAGACGACTTGAAAAGTCTTAGCATCCGAGAAAACAAGGTAAATCTCTGGTTTTGAGAACGGCAAACAAGGTAAATCTCTGGTTTTGAGAACAGCAAACGATACTCAAGGACTATGCATGAATGCTACAGGATATGGGTCGAACGAAGCTAGGTAAGATTCATTCTGACTGAGTAATTTTGTTCGAATTGACTTGTAACAGTTTCGGgttgattttgattttatatcattttttttaagaaacacaTTGTTATTGTTCGTTAATATCGTTATAAACGACGCGCCAACAACAGAAGTCGTTAGGTGTCTGTAGTCAACGTATATCTTTGTCATGTCTTAAAAGGGTTCAGAGAGTCTCCCGCCTTTCTATCCTCTCTTCCACTCTTTTATATTTAgaagacaacaaaaaaaatcaaaactttttccttagagagagagaaaacacagaggaggaagaagacgacgattggttgaaaaaattcaaaaacgcGACGACGACGACGCAAAACAATGCCGAGCAAGCTGAAAAAGGCGATTGGAGCGGTTAAAGACCAAACGAGCATCAGCCTCGCCAAAGTCACCAACGGAGCCAACAGAAGCCGCGGCGGCGACCTCACCACCCTCGAAGTCGCCATCCTCAAAGCTACAAGCCACGACGAGGACGTCCCGATCGACGACCGTCTCGTCTCCGACATCCTCTCAATCATATCCTCCAAAAAATCCCACGCCCCCGCCTGCGCCGCCGCGATCGGCCGCCGCATCGGGCGGACGCGGAGCTGGATCGTCGCGCTAAAATCCCTAGTCCTCGTCCTCAGGATCTTCCAAGACGGAGACCCTTACTTCCCCCGCGAAGTCCTCCACGCCATGAAACGCGGCGCGAAAATCCTCAACCTCTCCACCTTCCGCGACGACTCGAACTCGCGACCTTGGGATTACACAGCCTTCGTGCGCACGTACGCGCTATACCTCGACGAGAGACTCGACTGCTTCTTAACCGGGAAGCTACAGAGACGGTACACTACTAATAACAAGAACCAAACCGGAATTAGATCCCGGTTTAATCCGAGAATTAGAAATAAAACCGACGAACCGGCCGTTAGAGATATGAAACCGGCGACGCTCCTCGACAAAATCACGTACTGGCAGAGACTGCTAGACCGAGCCATCGCGACGCGTCCCACGGGGGACGCGAAGGCGAACAAGCTCGTGAAGACGTCTCTCTACGCGGTTGCGCAGGAGAGCTTCGATCTCTACAGAGACATCTCCGACGGTTTGGCTCTCCTCCTCGACAGCTTCTTCCACCTTCCGTACAAATCTTGCATCCACGCGTTTCAAGCCTCCGTCAGAGCTTCAAAGCAGTTCGAGGAGGTTATTGGATTCTATGATCTTTGTAAAGCCAACGGCGTGGGGCGCACGTCTGAGTATCCGAGCGTTCAGAAGATCTCGATGGAGCTTTTGGAGACGCTTCAGGAGTTTTTGAAAGATCAGTCTTCGTTTCCGGGGAACAATGCTGGGATGTATCCTTCGCCGAatagtcttcttcttcctcctcctccttcgaCGGTTTCGAGCTCGTTGTCGGAGAGGTGTTGTTCGGATTACGGGTCGTTTCGGGAGGATGCGGGGACTAGTAGTCCTTCGATGTCTTGTCGTTCAGAGCCttacggaggaggaggaggaagagaggatCTTAGTGGGAATAGCTTCGATACGGTTTCGACTAAGTCTCTTCCTAATACTCCCTCCAGTGTCACATTAAAGATGTTGGATgacaaggagaggaagaagaagaagcaagaggAAGCTTCTGATCCTTGGGAGGCTTTGATGTTGAGAGATGAACCGAGGAAGAACATTGAAACGATTCCCGAAGAGCCTTCAACAACCTCTGAGAGGCAGAGAGACTCTGGGAACTGGTTGCTTGCGCTGGAAGAAACTGTTACTACGCAAGTAGAAGATACTAACTCCATGGCGATAGTACCGTTCGGGTTAGATGATCACATGCCTGCGTTTCAAGCCACCATGGAGCAACACAATCCATTCCTGGTAGAACCAGCTCAGCCCGTAGCTAAGAGTGGAGAATTGATGAGTACCGCGTTCAGTGCCTTGGCTGTTACGGAGTTTCAGGGAAACGTTCCTGACGATTTTGTGCCCTCGTCTGCGCCGACTTTCAAGGCCACAGGGAGTTTACCCGGCAAGTGTGAGCCATTTGCAACATTTGAGAGTTTTGGGTTGGGAGAGAGTGTTTCAGAAAATGGAGGGGTACATGAGCAATCTGTGTTGCAAGAACAGCAGTTATGGTTGCAGAATCAAAACAAGATCATATCTAAGCATTTGAATTGATATGATCTTAAGTTTGGCTAGTCAGagattgaaatgttttttttcttttcttttggtaCATTGTATACTGAACTCTAATTGATTTTGTCACAACTAGGAGAAAAGTGAATTATATAACAATTGTATCACACCATCGCCAAGCCGCTCTGGTCCAAAGGCTTTGTCTAACGACAAACCTGATGTGAGGAAGGAAATGACAAAGACTGAGAAACCAGAGAATGATTCTAAACAATTGAATAGCTCCCAAAGGAAGGAGATTTCTGAGAATTCGTCATCACCATGATCATAATTCATGATCACAGCCTCCAGAATCATCACCAATATGGCTGAATCTCCCCTCTCAGGCTTCCAAAGATCTCAATGATCCCTTTCTCTGCAATTTTTGTTAACGTTTGTGGATGAGGAGTGGAGGTGGAAGTGTTTCTCACTTTTGTTTTGGATTTTCTTTTGGCTGTGGATGAATTGAAAACAATATAGGACTAAACCAGTGGTGCCTCTCAATCTTCTCTTTTGGTTTTTCTGAATCTCTTAATAAACTTTACATGTGATAATCACCACAGCTattattaattgacaaaaaccTAAGGTGTCAAAATGAACTATAACTCATAAGCTATAGTTCAAATGGCTCGGCTTAGCTAAACTTTTCATGATCACGAACTCTATTTTTAGGCgtatttaaaaaatgaatttaatgATAAACTTAAATGATATTACGAATTATATGAACGATCTTCAATGAATATGAACCAACTCATGAGTTTGgtcacatatatttatatataaaattatatatatataatatacatatatatattggataatttctatttttcttatgttaaaaaaataatttatggattaatcatatttatcttctaaaattaaaatgcaaaaccaatttttaaatatatatagtaaatgtaaataaattatatcactcatcatatcatataaaaatatttctttaatattaatattttgttttttaatatttattttttgaataatattatataaattattttaatattttattttattttataattacctTACACTTATTACTTTTATATCAGATATCGAGTTAACTTATTTAACTAATGATCTAAATGATCTAAGTTCGAGTTTACATATTGAAGCTCATATAAAAATTGAGCAGAGCTGAGTTAGTTCACGAAAGATTCAAGTTCATAATAAGCTGAGCTCACTTAAGCTAACTAGTTCATTTTGACACCCTTACAAAAAGCCATAAATACACAAAATTTAATATAGCAcatctatttttttaatctaatttaaattaatctaattttGAATAGGGACGGTTAAGCAAATAGAATATACCATTGGATtttaggctccgaatggtgacAGCGAAATTGATATTAAAAGCGGGACGGAATTAAAGTGCAGGACGGTTCAAGTGCGGTTCGTGCGGAATTAGAGTGTGGTACGGAACAATTGCGGTTTTAAGTAAAAAGTAATGCGGAATCATGTTTGATTGGTAACAATACAT
It encodes:
- the LOC103836543 gene encoding clathrin coat assembly protein AP180-like yields the protein MPSKLKKAIGAVKDQTSISLAKVTNGANRSRGGDLTTLEVAILKATSHDEDVPIDDRLVSDILSIISSKKSHAPACAAAIGRRIGRTRSWIVALKSLVLVLRIFQDGDPYFPREVLHAMKRGAKILNLSTFRDDSNSRPWDYTAFVRTYALYLDERLDCFLTGKLQRRYTTNNKNQTGIRSRFNPRIRNKTDEPAVRDMKPATLLDKITYWQRLLDRAIATRPTGDAKANKLVKTSLYAVAQESFDLYRDISDGLALLLDSFFHLPYKSCIHAFQASVRASKQFEEVIGFYDLCKANGVGRTSEYPSVQKISMELLETLQEFLKDQSSFPGNNAGMYPSPNSLLLPPPPSTVSSSLSERCCSDYGSFREDAGTSSPSMSCRSEPYGGGGGREDLSGNSFDTVSTKSLPNTPSSVTLKMLDDKERKKKKQEEASDPWEALMLRDEPRKNIETIPEEPSTTSERQRDSGNWLLALEETVTTQVEDTNSMAIVPFGLDDHMPAFQATMEQHNPFLVEPAQPVAKSGELMSTAFSALAVTEFQGNVPDDFVPSSAPTFKATGSLPGKCEPFATFESFGLGESVSENGGVHEQSVLQEQQLWLQNQNKIISKHLN
- the LOC117127541 gene encoding receptor-like protein 54; its protein translation is MGFVDGLNPSPTVVNCTSLKFLNVERNRISDTFPFWLNALAQLEVIVLRSNRFHGPISSPGISLSFTALSIMDISLNNFNGSLPPDYFANLSEPLVNSPPVKHWPEYRGDWHYYKYPTEPWYYPSIYLRSKGRNMELEKIPDRCAVIEFSGNSFGGEIPESIGFLKSLIVLDLSNNGFTGRIPSSLAKLTQLESLDLSRNQLSGRIPQEIRVLTFLSYTNMSHNRLTGQIPQGTQIGGQPKSSFEGNIDLCGLPLEETCFRETTGAPSTQRTQEPEVAKQEEVLDWKAAALGYGPGVLFGVAIGQAFATYKPALFYKLFRL